A single genomic interval of Mycolicibacterium holsaticum DSM 44478 = JCM 12374 harbors:
- a CDS encoding (2Fe-2S)-binding protein, which translates to MNEPTRAKAIDLRINGRAHHCEVEARKLLVHLIRDDLDLVGTHVGCDTGTCGACTVLIDGQSTKSCSVLAIQADGAEITTVEGVSPTDGLSVLQQAFSDHHALQCGYCTPGMLMSATHLLRSNPNPTRTEIKRALKGNICRCTGYWNIVDAIEAAARKERTSE; encoded by the coding sequence ATGAACGAGCCCACCCGCGCGAAGGCAATCGACCTGCGTATCAACGGGCGTGCACACCACTGCGAGGTGGAGGCCCGAAAACTGCTTGTGCACCTCATCCGCGACGACCTCGATCTCGTCGGAACACATGTCGGGTGCGACACCGGCACATGCGGGGCATGCACTGTGCTCATCGACGGCCAGTCCACGAAGTCGTGCTCGGTTCTTGCCATCCAGGCCGACGGCGCCGAGATCACCACGGTCGAAGGCGTGTCACCGACCGACGGCCTCAGCGTTCTCCAACAGGCGTTCTCCGACCACCACGCCCTCCAATGCGGCTACTGCACACCGGGCATGTTGATGAGCGCGACCCACCTGCTGCGTTCCAATCCAAACCCGACACGCACCGAAATAAAGCGTGCGCTGAAGGGCAACATCTGCCGCTGCACCGGCTATTGGAACATCGTCGACGCCATCGAGGCGGCCGCCAGGAAGGAGCGAACGAGTGAGTAG
- a CDS encoding FAD binding domain-containing protein gives MLLKPFEYAVAASVDEAIQLLSAPDSRVLAGGATLINMMKLRVASPHRLVDIGSLADLKQIVVGDDGSLQLGAGVTFTEMLASETVRAHRPILRHVAATLADVQVRNRATVGGNVCHNDVNNNLPPLMLAVGASMTVVGADGERQVPADEFFIAPFWTAVGPGELLTKIVIPPRPPRRSDGWAALRVGADGPGIVNAAATRIGDGVRIAFGGVASRPVAVSAAAEPDEIRAAIADANISPPPDVHATTEYKRHLAGVLGLRAAQQALSETEAL, from the coding sequence ATGTTGCTGAAACCGTTCGAATACGCGGTTGCTGCATCGGTTGACGAGGCGATCCAGCTGCTTTCGGCACCGGATTCCCGAGTCCTGGCGGGCGGAGCCACCTTGATCAACATGATGAAGCTCAGGGTGGCTTCGCCCCACAGGCTCGTCGACATCGGCAGCCTTGCCGACCTCAAACAAATCGTCGTGGGTGACGACGGTTCACTCCAGCTAGGCGCCGGCGTGACCTTCACAGAGATGCTCGCCTCCGAGACGGTGCGGGCGCACCGCCCGATCCTGCGCCACGTGGCCGCCACCCTCGCGGATGTGCAGGTACGCAACCGCGCCACCGTCGGCGGCAACGTCTGTCACAACGACGTGAACAACAACCTGCCGCCGCTCATGCTGGCCGTCGGCGCGTCGATGACAGTCGTCGGCGCCGACGGCGAGCGACAAGTCCCGGCCGACGAATTCTTCATCGCGCCGTTCTGGACCGCGGTGGGGCCCGGGGAACTGTTGACCAAGATCGTGATCCCGCCCAGACCACCCCGTCGAAGCGACGGATGGGCGGCGCTGCGGGTCGGCGCCGACGGCCCCGGCATCGTGAATGCGGCGGCGACCCGCATCGGTGACGGCGTCCGGATCGCGTTCGGAGGCGTCGCCTCCCGGCCCGTTGCGGTTTCGGCCGCCGCAGAGCCGGACGAGATCCGCGCTGCCATCGCCGATGCGAATATTTCTCCGCCCCCCGACGTGCACGCCACGACCGAGTACAAACGGCACCTCGCCGGTGTCCTCGGCCTGCGCGCCGCGCAGCAAGCCCTGAGTGAAACGGAGGCCCTGTAG
- a CDS encoding fumarylacetoacetate hydrolase family protein, whose translation MQLATFQMPGGQAKPGAVRRDEVIDLSAICDEILDLVADPALFDDAKRAAANNESTARLADVRLLAPIPRPGHIYCVGWNYPKHYEEGIGKRAGQETDERKFATFFSKPNGSVIGPGDAIAWDAAVTTKLDYEGELAVVIGKGGRSISEECAKDHVFGYTLANDITARDIQRRHGGQWQKGKGMDTYCPLGPVIVTADALDERSLTLRSLVNGEVRQEASTGSLFYPVERIIAQLSLGMTLEPGDVILTGTPSGVGFAHDPPLFLEPGDVTEVEIAEIGRLVNRVEKIALT comes from the coding sequence ATGCAGCTTGCCACCTTCCAAATGCCGGGCGGGCAAGCCAAGCCGGGCGCCGTACGGAGGGACGAGGTCATCGACCTCAGCGCGATCTGCGACGAGATCCTCGATCTCGTCGCAGATCCCGCGCTCTTCGACGACGCCAAGCGGGCCGCCGCTAACAACGAGAGCACCGCTCGTCTCGCGGATGTTCGACTGTTGGCCCCGATACCACGACCAGGCCACATCTATTGCGTCGGCTGGAATTATCCAAAGCACTATGAGGAGGGCATCGGCAAACGCGCCGGCCAAGAGACCGACGAGCGCAAGTTCGCGACGTTCTTCTCCAAGCCCAATGGCAGCGTGATCGGCCCCGGCGATGCGATCGCCTGGGATGCGGCTGTCACGACCAAGCTCGACTACGAGGGCGAACTGGCGGTCGTCATCGGCAAAGGGGGCCGATCCATCTCTGAAGAATGCGCGAAGGATCACGTATTCGGATACACCCTGGCCAACGACATCACCGCGCGTGACATCCAGCGTCGCCACGGCGGCCAGTGGCAAAAGGGTAAGGGCATGGACACGTACTGCCCCTTGGGGCCGGTGATCGTCACCGCCGACGCACTTGACGAACGGTCTTTGACCCTGCGGTCACTCGTCAACGGGGAAGTGCGCCAGGAGGCGTCGACGGGGTCGCTGTTCTACCCCGTCGAACGGATCATCGCGCAACTCTCGCTGGGTATGACCCTCGAACCGGGCGACGTCATCCTCACCGGCACGCCGTCCGGGGTCGGTTTTGCCCACGACCCACCCCTGTTCCTCGAACCGGGCGACGTCACAGAGGTGGAGATCGCCGAAATCGGGCGTCTGGTCAACCGCGTCGAGAAGATCGCACTCACCTAA
- a CDS encoding RidA family protein has protein sequence MSISEVYSKKLNTPLGVFSQAIKVTDPKELLFVSGLTSRAPSGEVVGVGDVKVQTETILENMKSILEEAGGSLADIVKLTVFIRDMEQFDDIHEVRKRYFSAPLPASSMFEVSRLVDKELLIEIEAIAAIGQSGR, from the coding sequence ATGTCCATTTCCGAGGTCTACAGCAAGAAGCTGAACACACCGTTGGGAGTGTTCTCCCAGGCCATCAAGGTGACTGATCCGAAAGAGTTGCTGTTTGTCAGCGGTCTGACGTCCCGCGCTCCTTCGGGCGAGGTGGTCGGCGTCGGCGACGTCAAGGTCCAGACCGAAACCATCCTCGAGAATATGAAGTCCATCCTCGAGGAGGCCGGCGGCAGTCTCGCCGACATCGTCAAGCTCACGGTCTTCATCCGGGACATGGAGCAGTTCGATGACATCCACGAGGTGCGCAAGCGCTACTTTTCCGCACCGCTACCGGCGTCGTCGATGTTCGAGGTTTCCCGGCTGGTGGACAAGGAACTCCTGATCGAGATCGAGGCCATCGCCGCGATCGGCCAGTCAGGCCGCTGA
- a CDS encoding cupin domain-containing protein — translation MNSPELTELILRAEEMPWRAKSLPGVSERMLWRDDDSGASIAQIKIEKGCGIPQNHCHASNQFMFVLSGSYKYLHSGEVLTTGSFYWNPAGNFHGPTEALEDTVFLEVYDGPHYPQRPDWYDNDEDAR, via the coding sequence TTGAACAGCCCTGAACTCACTGAACTCATCTTGCGGGCAGAGGAAATGCCCTGGCGGGCAAAGTCATTGCCCGGTGTTTCCGAACGTATGCTGTGGCGCGACGATGACTCTGGCGCCTCGATCGCGCAGATCAAGATCGAGAAGGGCTGTGGCATTCCGCAGAACCACTGCCACGCCTCGAACCAGTTCATGTTCGTGTTGTCGGGCAGCTACAAGTACCTACACAGCGGTGAAGTCCTGACCACCGGATCCTTCTACTGGAATCCCGCCGGCAACTTTCACGGACCGACCGAGGCTCTGGAGGACACGGTCTTTCTGGAGGTCTACGACGGACCGCACTACCCCCAACGTCCCGATTGGTATGACAACGATGAAGATGCGAGGTAA
- a CDS encoding GntR family transcriptional regulator — protein sequence MVAIEESPTGTAQTRVDMAVNALQDLIVSGSLEPGAPLRLAPLAERLGMSMMPVREALRVLESLGLVEQQPRRGARVSLFSVQDLMDTYRARIRLETLAVELAADRFTPEHGKVALAHLERQCAAAARGALEESRKAHTAFHFSIYEAAGSAWLIRLITPLWANSERYRMLSLPHRGAVKDRRLEHERILEACIRGNPRVASRELHEHLAKTVNVVARQLGEEALF from the coding sequence GTGGTCGCCATCGAGGAATCGCCGACGGGCACTGCACAGACACGCGTTGATATGGCTGTCAATGCGCTGCAAGATTTGATCGTCTCGGGATCGCTTGAGCCCGGGGCCCCGCTTCGGCTTGCACCGCTGGCGGAGCGATTGGGCATGAGCATGATGCCGGTTCGGGAGGCGCTGCGGGTGCTGGAATCCCTGGGCCTGGTGGAGCAACAGCCCAGGCGCGGGGCGCGGGTGAGCCTGTTCTCCGTACAAGACCTGATGGACACGTATCGGGCTCGGATCCGACTCGAGACCTTGGCTGTCGAGCTGGCCGCCGATCGTTTCACGCCCGAACACGGGAAGGTGGCGCTCGCGCACTTGGAACGGCAATGCGCCGCGGCCGCACGTGGTGCGCTGGAGGAGTCGCGCAAGGCGCACACGGCGTTCCACTTTTCGATCTACGAAGCAGCCGGATCCGCCTGGTTGATTCGCCTGATCACACCGCTGTGGGCGAACAGCGAACGCTATCGAATGCTGTCTCTGCCCCACCGAGGCGCCGTCAAGGACCGTCGACTCGAACACGAGCGGATCTTGGAAGCGTGTATCCGCGGCAATCCTCGCGTTGCGTCACGCGAACTGCACGAGCACCTGGCCAAGACGGTCAACGTCGTGGCCCGTCAACTTGGAGAGGAAGCCCTGTTTTGA